A single Magnetovibrio sp. PR-2 DNA region contains:
- the rpoZ gene encoding DNA-directed RNA polymerase subunit omega — protein MARVTVEDCVTKIPNRFELVMTAAQRARDISAGGELTVERDNDKNPVVALREIADETVNYDELQETLVKGLQRYVESDDPIEDEMDMRALQQDVTGEMGEADDNAEVNADALTVHDVAAEDVAEAMSEAEAMMEGAEVQGD, from the coding sequence ATGGCCCGTGTTACGGTCGAAGATTGCGTTACCAAGATTCCCAACCGCTTTGAGCTGGTGATGACCGCCGCGCAGCGTGCGCGCGACATTTCCGCAGGCGGTGAACTCACCGTCGAACGTGACAATGACAAAAACCCTGTTGTTGCCCTGCGCGAAATCGCCGATGAAACCGTCAACTACGACGAACTGCAAGAAACCCTGGTCAAGGGCCTGCAGCGCTACGTCGAAAGCGACGACCCCATCGAAGACGAAATGGACATGCGCGCTTTGCAACAAGACGTCACCGGCGAAATGGGCGAAGCGGACGACAACGCTGAAGTCAACGCTGACGCCTTGACCGTGCACGACGTGGCCGCCGAAGACGTGGCCGAAGCCATGTCCGAAGCCGAAGCCATGATGGAAGGGGCTGAAGTTCAGGGGGACTAA
- a CDS encoding outer membrane protein: MKKLAFSLFAFAAPFVLVSTGQAADLYAGVSVVGSSYNDPKIKNSFSGGSTVSHNSELDNGLGVLARFGSKYGSIRAEIELGYRDSSIGAVTGQSTLTGVSGDVGIYTAMLNGAYDFDMDSAFTPFVSAGFGGLYADGEINYTDTDGEASYEDGEAVTVAGQVGLGVSYELSPAVDLVGSYSLLGAPTSDLGVNQYLVIHNAQIGVNYNF; encoded by the coding sequence ATGAAGAAACTCGCTTTTTCCTTGTTTGCTTTTGCTGCGCCATTTGTTTTGGTAAGCACCGGGCAAGCAGCTGATCTCTACGCTGGTGTATCTGTTGTAGGAAGTTCGTACAACGATCCTAAAATTAAGAACTCCTTTTCTGGCGGTTCCACTGTTTCGCACAATAGTGAACTGGATAACGGCCTTGGTGTTCTTGCACGCTTTGGCAGCAAATATGGCAGTATACGTGCTGAAATCGAACTCGGCTATCGCGATTCCTCTATCGGTGCTGTTACTGGTCAATCTACTTTGACAGGTGTCTCCGGTGATGTTGGCATTTATACAGCCATGCTGAATGGTGCATACGACTTTGACATGGACTCTGCATTCACGCCTTTTGTAAGCGCAGGTTTTGGCGGTCTTTATGCTGATGGTGAAATCAATTACACCGACACCGATGGCGAAGCGTCTTACGAGGATGGCGAAGCTGTTACCGTTGCAGGCCAAGTCGGCTTGGGCGTGTCGTATGAATTGAGCCCTGCAGTTGACTTGGTTGGATCCTATTCTCTTTTGGGCGCTCCGACGAGCGACCTAGGGGTGAACCAATACCTTGTCATTCACAACGCTCAAATTGGTGTTAACTACAACTTTTAA
- the folK gene encoding 2-amino-4-hydroxy-6-hydroxymethyldihydropteridine diphosphokinase: protein MILIGLGANLPSDRFGSPVQTLEAALDALSAHAKVRVLRRSRWFESAPVPMSDQPWYVNGVCIVETPLEPAELLAVLHQIETDFGRVRAERNAPRVLDLDLLAFDDLITDETVGFSVPHPRMHERGFVLLPIRDLVPGWTHPVLFKGLEMLIKNLPEDQVTRPKEMLHRDIDDEEEGG, encoded by the coding sequence ATGATTTTGATTGGTTTAGGCGCGAATTTACCCTCGGACCGCTTTGGCTCGCCGGTGCAAACCTTGGAGGCCGCGCTGGACGCCTTGAGTGCGCACGCCAAGGTGCGCGTATTGCGCCGTTCGCGCTGGTTTGAAAGCGCACCTGTGCCCATGAGCGACCAGCCTTGGTACGTCAACGGTGTGTGTATCGTTGAGACGCCCCTGGAGCCTGCGGAGCTTTTGGCTGTTTTGCATCAAATCGAGACCGATTTTGGCCGCGTGCGGGCCGAGCGTAATGCCCCCCGCGTCTTGGACTTGGATTTGCTGGCTTTTGATGACCTGATTACGGATGAAACAGTGGGGTTCTCTGTGCCGCACCCGCGCATGCATGAGCGTGGCTTCGTTTTGTTGCCCATTCGTGATTTGGTGCCGGGCTGGACGCATCCGGTTTTATTTAAGGGCCTGGAAATGCTCATTAAAAACCTTCCTGAAGACCAAGTTACTCGTCCCAAAGAGATGCTTCATCGAGATATTGATGACGAAGAAGAGGGGGGCTAA
- a CDS encoding LabA-like NYN domain-containing protein produces MIFYPQERIGLFIDGSNLYAAARALDFDIDYKRLLEHFAGKGQLVRAFYYTALMDDAEYSPLRPLVDWLDYNGYTMVTKPTKEFTDSAGRRKIKGNMDIELAIDVMEMAENLDHVVLFSGDGDFRRLIEAIQRKGLRCSVVSTVKSSPPMVADELRRQADHFIELTDLQKSIGRGGDRPSQRPPREDSDHFQSHSEQPSPVVDDDDDGAPKAPGDFAELI; encoded by the coding sequence ATGATTTTTTACCCTCAAGAACGCATCGGCCTTTTCATTGACGGCTCCAATTTGTACGCCGCCGCCCGCGCGCTCGATTTCGACATCGATTATAAACGCTTGTTGGAACATTTTGCCGGCAAAGGCCAATTGGTCCGTGCGTTTTACTACACCGCACTGATGGACGACGCCGAATACTCCCCGCTCCGTCCCTTGGTGGATTGGCTGGACTACAACGGCTACACCATGGTGACCAAACCCACCAAGGAATTCACCGACAGTGCGGGCCGGCGCAAAATCAAAGGCAACATGGACATCGAGCTGGCCATCGACGTGATGGAAATGGCGGAAAACTTGGACCATGTGGTGCTGTTTTCCGGCGACGGTGACTTCCGCCGCCTGATCGAAGCCATTCAACGCAAAGGTTTGCGCTGTTCGGTGGTTTCCACCGTTAAATCGTCCCCACCCATGGTCGCCGACGAATTGCGCCGCCAAGCGGATCACTTTATCGAGCTCACCGATCTGCAAAAAAGCATTGGCCGCGGTGGCGATCGCCCGTCCCAACGCCCGCCGCGTGAAGACAGCGATCACTTCCAAAGCCATTCCGAACAGCCGTCCCCCGTCGTTGACGACGACGACGATGGCGCACCCAAAGCTCCCGGCGACTTTGCTGAACTGATCTAA
- a CDS encoding uracil-DNA glycosylase, translated as MSQPIEPPKGCTQCARLVDYRTANQAAYPDFHNAPVPSFGPLSAELLIVGLAPGLKGANWSGRPFTGDYAGDLLYPTLLTFKLGTGTYGACADDGLELTNCRITNAVRCAPPENKVNGTEIKACNPYLVAEIAAMPKLKNLIALGTVAHNAVLKTLGIKQSVHKFGHCAQHDLGDGLTLTDSYHCSRYNTNTGRLTEEMFHDVFRTVIGP; from the coding sequence ATGTCCCAGCCGATTGAGCCGCCAAAAGGGTGCACCCAGTGCGCCCGTTTGGTCGATTACCGCACCGCCAATCAAGCCGCCTATCCGGATTTTCACAACGCCCCGGTGCCCAGTTTTGGTCCGCTTTCAGCGGAACTTCTGATCGTGGGCCTTGCCCCCGGGCTCAAAGGGGCCAACTGGTCGGGACGACCGTTCACGGGCGATTATGCAGGGGATTTGCTCTACCCCACTTTGCTGACATTCAAACTGGGTACAGGCACATACGGCGCCTGCGCCGACGATGGGCTGGAGCTCACCAATTGCCGCATCACCAACGCGGTGCGCTGTGCGCCCCCCGAAAACAAAGTGAACGGCACGGAGATCAAAGCCTGCAACCCCTATTTGGTGGCAGAGATCGCGGCTATGCCCAAGCTCAAAAACCTAATCGCCCTGGGCACGGTGGCGCACAATGCGGTGCTCAAGACCTTGGGCATCAAACAGTCCGTGCACAAATTTGGTCACTGTGCCCAACATGATTTGGGAGATGGGCTAACGCTGACCGACAGCTATCACTGCTCGCGCTACAACACCAACACGGGACGTCTCACCGAAGAGATGTTCCACGACGTGTTTCGCACGGTTATTGGCCCATAG